The Juglans regia cultivar Chandler chromosome 2, Walnut 2.0, whole genome shotgun sequence genome includes a window with the following:
- the LOC108995638 gene encoding uncharacterized serine-rich protein C215.13-like, with amino-acid sequence MASACINSIGMSPENFLDCPMATYPSYGWLSPRISFSRDEDSSKLTGTKPRSPVAEDSTEKPDLDIPAGDFEFRLEDPVTMLPADELFSGGKLVPLQISSVKQSVNEPTTSSDIRISESVKFGRITEISCAEPYLFSPKAPRCSSRWKELLGLKKLYQNTSTKPETHKTSSSTNPKYLKHFLHRSSKSTSSPSDASLSVPLLKESDCESVSISSRLSLSSSSSGYEHEDLPRLSLDSDKPIPNANPNPISLHRNPSNPPRMRMVKPREISSDNSPNLTPVTRAGRSPMRRATGEPSGGVGSTGVSVDSPRMNSSGKIVFQSLERSSSSPSSFNGGHRTFKHRGMERSYSANVRVTPVLNVPVCSLRGSSKSVSVFAFGQLFSSPQKRDVNGIGWSSKQGSHIKSKNRTDRT; translated from the coding sequence ATGGCTTCGGCATGCATCAACAGTATCGGGATGTCGCCGGAGAACTTCCTCGACTGCCCCATGGCGACGTACCCTTCGTATGGCTGGCTCAGCCCTCGCATCTCCTTCAGCCGGGATGAAGATTCGTCGAAGCTCACCGGAACCAAACCTCGATCTCCAGTCGCTGAGGACTCAACGGAAAAGCCAGATCTAGACATTCCAGCTGGAGATTTCGAGTTTAGGCTCGAAGATCCTGTCACCATGCTTCCGGCTGACGAGCTCTTCTCCGGCGGAAAGCTCGTTCCGCTGCAGATCTCATCGGTCAAACAATCGGTCAACGAACCCACCACCTCGTCGGATATCAGGATCTCGGAGTCAGTTAAGTTCGGCCGAATAACCGAAATATCCTGTGCGGAACCCTATCTGTTCTCTCCCAAAGCCCCGAGGTGTTCAAGTCGTTGGAAGGAGCTTCTGGGTCTGAAGAAGCTCTACCAGAACACTAGCACCAAACCTGAAACCCACAAGACGTCTTCAAGCACTAACCCCAAGTATCTTAAGCATTTCCTCCATAGAAGCTCAAAATCAACGTCTTCTCCCTCTGACGCTTCTCTGAGCGTCCCATTGTTAAAAGAGTCGGACTGCGAGTCCGTCTCAATCTCCTCACGTCTCTCTCTGTCGTCCTCATCCTCGGGTTACGAACACGAAGATCTTCCTAGGCTCTCACTTGACTCGGACAAACCAATCCCAAACGCAAACCCGAATCCGATATCCCTTCACCGGAATCCCAGCAACCCACCCAGGATGAGAATGGTGAAACCGAGGGAGATATCCTCGGATAATAGTCCAAATCTGACTCCGGTGACGAGGGCGGGAAGAAGTCCGATGAGGAGGGCAACCGGGGAGCCATCCGGTGGAGTGGGTTCTACGGGGGTTTCAGTGGACAGCCCGAGAATGAACTCTTCGGGAAAGATAGTGTTTCAGAGCTTGGAGCGGAGCTCAAGCAGTCCTAGTAGCTTCAACGGCGGGCACAGAACGTTCAAGCATAGGGGAATGGAGCGCTCCTACTCCGCCAACGTGAGGGTCACTCCGGTTCTCAATGTTCCGGTATGTTCGCTTCGTGGGTCCTCCAAGTCGGTCTCCGTGTTCGCATTTGGCCAACTATTCTCATCGCCGcagaagagagatgttaacggGATTGGATGGAGCAGTAAGCAGGGCTCGCATATCAAGTCCAAAAATCGCACCGATCGAACATGA